A genomic region of Oryza glaberrima chromosome 1, OglaRS2, whole genome shotgun sequence contains the following coding sequences:
- the LOC127778874 gene encoding auxin-responsive protein IAA3: MSPPLELDYIGLSPPPPPPSSSSAAAARADDVDLKGTELRLGLPGSESPDRRPAAIAAAAATATTLELLPAKGAKRVFPDEAALTPPTAAAGKGKAAREGEEVGAEEEDKKVAAPPQPAAKAQVVGWPPIRSYRKNTMATNQIKSNKEDVDAKQGQGFLYVKVSMDGAPYLRKVDLKTYKNYKDMSLGLEKMFIGFSTGKEGAENQKDGEYVLTYEDKDGDWMLVGDVPWEMFTDSCRRLRIMKGSDAIGLAPRAGEKSKNRN; the protein is encoded by the exons ATGTCGCCGCCCCTCGAGCTCGACTACATAGGcctctcgcctccgccgccgccgccctcctcctcctccgccgccgccgcccgcgcggaCGACGTCGACCTGAAGGGCACCGAGCTCCGCCTCGGCCTCCCTGGCTCCGAGTCGCCGGACCGCCGCCCTGCGGctatcgccgctgccgctgccactgccaccaccCTTGAGCTGCTGCCCGCCAAGGGTGCCAAGCGCGTGTTCCCCGACGAGGCCGCGCTGACGccgcccactgccgccgccgggaagggcaaggcggcgagggagggggaggaggtgggggctgaggaggaggacaagaaggtcgccgcgccgccgcagccggctgCGAA GGCTCAGGTGGTGGGATGGCCACCAATCCGCAGCTACCGCAAGAACACGATGGCAACCAACCAGATAAAGAGCAACAAGGAGGATGTTGATGCTAAGCAGGGTCAGGGTTTCCTGTACGTCAAGGTTAGCATGGATGGTGCACCATATCTGAGGAAGGTGGACCTCAAAACTTACAAGAACTACAAGGACATGTCTTTGGGTCTCGAGAAAATGTTCATTGGCTTCAGCACCG GTAAGGAAGGTGCTGAGAACCAGAAAGATGGTGAATATGTGTTAACCTACGAAGACAAGGATGGTGACTGGATGCTGGTTGGTGATGTCCCATGGGA GATGTTCACCGACTCTTGCCGGAGGCTCAGAATCATGAAAGGCTCAGATGCAATTGGACTTG CCCCAAGAGCAGGGGAAAAGTCCAAGAACAGGAACTAG
- the LOC127778883 gene encoding uncharacterized protein LOC127778883: MGSSHAGGEMCMEGGGGGRARRAGGKKAATAEQQQQHKVAKQPQRGLGVAQLEKIRLHNQMVAALRSAAGGDAPYSPPPPQPQPFASPPFHLPPLQQDCYEAADHRRIAGGGGVLPYYEGMLPYGSGRLAAASPAFVAYEVKGDHHHGQYGSSEQQRQPQYYSWMSSSYDGYSGGRSSAGSSSEELDLELRL; this comes from the coding sequence ATGGGCAGcagccacgccggcggcgagatgtgcatggaaggcggcggcggcggcagggcgagGCGCGCGGGGgggaagaaggcggcgacggcggagcagcagcagcagcacaaggTCGCCAAGCAGCCGCAGCGCGGGCTCGGCGTCGCGCAGCTGGAGAAGATCCGCCTCCACAACCAGATGGTGGCcgccctccgctccgccgccggcggcgacgcgccgtactctccgccgccgccgcagccacagccgttcgcctcgccgcccttccACTTGCCGCCGTTGCAGCAGGATTGCTACGAGGCGGCGGATCACCGgaggatcgccggcggcggcggcgtgctgccGTACTACGAGGGCATGCTGCCGTACGGCTCCggccggctggcggcggcgtcgccggcgttcGTGGCGTATGAAGTGAAGGGTGATCATCACCACGGCCAGTATGGCTCGTCGGAGCAGCAGAGGCAGCCGCAGTACTACTCCTGGATGAGCTCCAGCTACGACGGCTACTCCGGCGGCCGGAGCAGCGCCGGGAGCTCGTCGGAGGAGCTGGATTTGGAGCTGAGATTGTAG